A portion of the Myxococcus stipitatus genome contains these proteins:
- a CDS encoding IgA Peptidase M64 — translation MTHALLALLLATSASAAPRTLRVDYFHTGNATEERFSLDKVVIEPLAWPGHPDRTIDDTNLGKYLFEVRDRDTNKLLFSRGFASIYGEWELTGEAKSENQTFHESLRFPTPERPVQVLVKKRDAQNGFREVWSLVVDPKGMFVDPSSPPAPGPVLKLMENGPPAEKVDLLILGDGYTQAERAKFEKDARRMVDILFTFSPFKERKADFNVWGLMPVATQSGISRPSTGIHRRSPVGATYDAFGSERYVLTFDNKAFRELSAFAPYEFVEILANGNTYGGGGIFGLYGTVASDSLWAPYVFVHEFGHHFAGLADEYYTSENVYAPSADRPEPWEKNVTALKDPEQLKWKHLVAPGTPLPTPWSKEEYETHSNDVQKQRKQVRAERKPESDMDALFIAQRDWEEKFLSSQKYSGKVGAFEGANYEARGYYRPQLDCVMFTRDRVPFCAVCQSAISQVIDLYAGSRPQKPRKSP, via the coding sequence ATGACGCACGCCCTTCTTGCCCTGTTATTGGCCACGAGTGCCTCCGCCGCGCCTCGTACCCTTCGCGTGGACTACTTCCACACGGGGAACGCCACCGAGGAGCGGTTCAGCCTCGACAAGGTCGTCATCGAGCCGCTCGCCTGGCCCGGCCATCCGGACCGGACCATCGACGACACCAACCTCGGCAAGTACCTGTTCGAGGTGAGGGACCGGGACACCAACAAGCTGCTCTTCTCCCGGGGCTTCGCCTCCATCTACGGGGAGTGGGAGCTCACCGGCGAGGCGAAGAGCGAGAACCAGACGTTCCACGAGTCGCTCCGCTTCCCCACGCCCGAGCGCCCCGTCCAGGTCCTCGTGAAGAAGCGGGACGCGCAGAATGGCTTCCGCGAAGTGTGGTCGCTCGTCGTCGACCCCAAGGGCATGTTCGTGGACCCGTCCTCCCCGCCCGCCCCGGGCCCCGTGTTGAAGCTGATGGAGAACGGGCCTCCGGCGGAGAAGGTGGACCTGCTCATCCTGGGAGACGGCTACACGCAGGCGGAGCGCGCCAAGTTCGAGAAGGACGCCCGGCGCATGGTGGACATCCTCTTCACCTTCTCCCCCTTCAAGGAGCGCAAGGCGGACTTCAATGTCTGGGGGCTGATGCCCGTCGCCACCCAGTCCGGCATCTCCCGTCCGTCCACGGGCATCCACCGGCGCTCCCCCGTGGGGGCGACCTATGACGCCTTCGGCAGCGAGCGCTACGTGCTCACGTTCGACAACAAGGCGTTCCGCGAGTTGTCCGCGTTCGCGCCCTACGAGTTCGTGGAGATCCTCGCCAACGGCAATACCTATGGCGGCGGCGGCATCTTCGGCCTCTATGGCACCGTGGCCTCCGACAGCCTGTGGGCGCCGTATGTGTTCGTCCACGAGTTCGGCCACCACTTCGCGGGGCTCGCCGACGAGTACTACACCTCCGAGAACGTCTACGCCCCCAGCGCGGACCGGCCGGAGCCGTGGGAGAAGAACGTCACGGCGCTGAAGGACCCGGAGCAGCTGAAGTGGAAGCACCTCGTCGCCCCGGGGACGCCGCTGCCCACGCCCTGGAGCAAGGAGGAATACGAGACCCACTCCAACGACGTGCAGAAGCAGCGCAAGCAGGTGAGGGCCGAGCGCAAGCCGGAGTCGGACATGGATGCGCTCTTCATCGCCCAGCGGGACTGGGAGGAGAAGTTCCTCTCCAGCCAGAAGTACTCCGGAAAGGTGGGGGCCTTCGAGGGCGCGAACTACGAGGCCCGGGGGTATTACCGACCCCAGCTCGACTGCGTGATGTTCACGCGCGACCGCGTCCCCTTCTGCGCGGTGTGTCAGAGCGCGATCTCCCAGGTGATCGACCTTTACGCGGGGTCGAGACCACAGAAGCCACGCAAGTCTCCCTGA
- a CDS encoding putative Ig domain-containing protein — protein sequence MRLTRALASLLVLFLAACPGSKSVTPPITEQDAGTRDGGDTALSLDTTALPEAYLGDAYATLLAASGGKPPYAWSIGSGALPPGLQLAASGHLTGFPATSGSFALAVVVQDASGASSSRELTLSVLSPPAIAGTTLPLGVVGAPYSTSIDVHGGRAPLSLHVTTGALPPGLSLEAHSLSGTPTSAIASAFTLEVRDANGRSASASFELTIRDGLTITPTTLPDAYSDTAYRQTLTSLGGKAPFRWSLVSGALPSGLSLLDSGLIEGTASTLGTSSFTVKVTDADGASDTREVTLTTYLPPLLAPLSTTSAYTQDAVAIALQAAQGKAPYVFSASGPVPPGLVLAPEGLLHGQPSQAGTFSFELTARDANGRNATRAITFTVHARPTISTQGLPDATSGQAYSQQLTANGGQGTLTWRLASGALPIGLSLGANGTISGTPTTPGTASFTVSATDTGGRSDSRALSLSVYSAPLITTGTLADGYVTTPYSATVSASGGRAPYTWSLHSGALPAGISLAPGTGVISGSLGATPSSASFTLRVTDSGGRIGLQSFLLHVLEPPTLSGVATALSAYVSNPFDVTYIASGGRSPLTFYTSSMLPPGLTLSANGTLTGTPTTTNTWSGTILVADANGRTASQAFSITVYTLPAITTSSLPEAQGGAAYSHSLAATGGRPPLSWSISSGALPLGLSLSTTGALSGSTTAASSTFTARVTDSNGRFAERPLTLPVYLPPVITTTTLPGGLVGQSYATPLTANGQAPFTWSTLGALPAGLTLTSDGELTGVPTSPGTTSFTAVVQDARGASASRPLSLVVSGTGQLFTVGQWNLEWFGADNLGPPDDLQVTRARDILLGVGANLWGLVEMVDAQDFANLKSQLPGYSGFLANDTSYVPGGAAWYSTGEQKPGILYDDSLTFSGAQLVLTESAFSFGGRPPLRVDLLANFHGVQTPLVVIVMHMKAFADLESYTRRQEASLALKTYLDGLPPSTHAFVIGDWNDDVDVSITRENGVNLPTPFANFLEDTAHYTFVTRPLSLAGERTTVEYRDAIDHTLVSDDVAAHYVYNSVRVLRPDTTYPDYVDTVSDHYPVISRYDFGGGGSPDAGTGTPPVVFINEVLANEPAVPIADGGTAADSHYEFIEVVNTGGSPADLSGWTLQDAVATRHTFATGTVIAPGKAYVVFGGPRGFIPGTPDTVAASSGQLGLNNDTDTVSLRAGDGTLVDTLSYSSTRDNTSINRDPDAQSGASFVLHTVLNPALTSSPGRRANGGAF from the coding sequence ATGCGGCTCACCCGTGCCCTGGCATCGCTGCTCGTCCTCTTCCTGGCCGCGTGCCCTGGCTCCAAGTCCGTCACTCCGCCCATCACCGAGCAGGACGCGGGGACTCGCGACGGCGGCGACACCGCGCTCTCCCTCGACACCACCGCCCTCCCCGAGGCCTATCTCGGTGACGCGTACGCGACCCTGCTCGCCGCCTCCGGCGGCAAGCCTCCGTATGCCTGGAGCATCGGGAGCGGCGCCCTCCCCCCTGGCCTCCAGCTCGCTGCCTCCGGCCACCTCACCGGCTTCCCCGCCACCTCGGGCTCCTTCGCCCTCGCGGTCGTCGTCCAGGACGCCTCGGGCGCCTCCAGCTCGCGCGAGCTCACCCTCTCCGTCCTCTCCCCACCCGCCATCGCCGGCACCACCCTCCCCCTCGGCGTCGTCGGCGCCCCCTACTCCACCTCCATCGACGTCCATGGCGGACGCGCCCCCCTGAGCCTCCACGTCACGACGGGAGCCCTGCCACCGGGCCTCTCACTCGAGGCTCACTCGCTCTCCGGGACGCCCACCTCCGCCATCGCCTCGGCCTTCACCCTCGAGGTCCGTGACGCCAACGGCCGCTCCGCCTCCGCGTCCTTCGAGCTCACCATCCGCGATGGCCTCACCATCACCCCCACCACCCTCCCGGATGCTTACTCGGACACCGCCTATCGCCAGACGCTCACCAGCCTCGGCGGCAAGGCGCCCTTCCGTTGGAGCCTCGTCAGCGGCGCGCTCCCCTCCGGCCTCTCCCTCCTCGACTCCGGCCTCATCGAGGGCACCGCTTCCACCCTGGGGACCTCCTCCTTCACCGTGAAGGTCACGGACGCGGACGGCGCCTCCGATACCCGCGAGGTGACCCTCACCACGTACCTGCCTCCCCTCCTCGCCCCGCTCTCCACCACGAGCGCGTACACCCAGGACGCCGTCGCGATCGCCCTCCAGGCCGCACAGGGCAAGGCCCCCTACGTCTTCAGCGCGTCCGGCCCCGTGCCCCCAGGCCTCGTGCTCGCCCCCGAGGGTCTGCTCCACGGACAACCCTCCCAGGCCGGCACCTTCTCCTTCGAGCTCACCGCGCGGGACGCCAACGGACGCAACGCCACGCGCGCCATCACCTTCACCGTCCACGCCCGCCCTACCATCTCCACCCAGGGCCTGCCAGACGCCACCTCGGGCCAGGCCTATTCGCAGCAGCTCACCGCCAACGGCGGCCAGGGCACCCTCACGTGGCGGCTCGCCTCCGGCGCCCTTCCCATCGGCCTCTCCCTCGGCGCCAACGGCACCATCAGCGGCACCCCCACCACCCCGGGCACCGCCTCCTTCACCGTCAGCGCCACCGACACGGGCGGACGCTCCGACAGCCGCGCCCTGTCGCTCTCCGTCTATAGCGCTCCGCTCATCACCACCGGCACGCTCGCGGATGGCTATGTGACGACGCCCTACTCCGCCACCGTCAGCGCGTCCGGGGGACGCGCCCCATACACGTGGAGCCTCCACAGCGGCGCGCTGCCCGCCGGCATCTCCCTCGCGCCCGGCACCGGCGTCATCTCCGGCTCCCTCGGCGCGACTCCGTCCTCCGCGTCGTTCACCCTCCGCGTCACCGACAGCGGCGGCCGCATCGGCCTGCAGAGCTTCCTGCTCCACGTCCTCGAGCCGCCCACCCTCAGCGGCGTCGCGACCGCGCTCAGCGCCTACGTCTCCAATCCCTTCGACGTGACGTACATCGCCTCCGGAGGACGAAGCCCGCTCACCTTCTACACCTCGAGCATGCTGCCCCCCGGCCTCACCCTCTCCGCCAATGGGACGCTGACGGGCACGCCCACCACGACGAACACCTGGTCGGGCACCATCCTCGTCGCCGACGCGAACGGCCGCACCGCCTCGCAGGCCTTCTCCATCACCGTCTACACGCTCCCCGCCATCACCACGAGCAGCCTGCCCGAGGCCCAGGGCGGGGCGGCCTACTCCCACTCGCTCGCGGCCACCGGTGGCAGGCCGCCCCTCTCCTGGAGCATCTCCAGCGGCGCGCTGCCCCTCGGCCTCTCCCTCTCCACCACCGGCGCCCTCTCCGGCTCCACCACCGCGGCCTCGTCGACGTTCACCGCCCGGGTCACCGACAGCAACGGCCGCTTCGCCGAGCGCCCCCTCACGCTGCCCGTCTACCTCCCTCCCGTCATCACCACGACGACCCTTCCTGGCGGCCTCGTCGGCCAGTCCTACGCCACGCCGCTCACCGCCAACGGGCAGGCCCCCTTCACGTGGAGCACACTCGGCGCCCTGCCCGCGGGCCTCACCCTGACCTCCGACGGAGAGCTCACGGGTGTCCCCACCTCCCCGGGCACCACGTCCTTCACGGCCGTCGTGCAGGACGCTCGCGGCGCGTCGGCCTCGAGGCCCCTCTCGCTCGTCGTCAGCGGCACGGGCCAGCTCTTCACCGTGGGCCAGTGGAACCTCGAGTGGTTCGGCGCGGACAACCTGGGCCCCCCGGATGACCTCCAGGTCACCCGCGCTCGCGACATCCTCCTGGGCGTGGGCGCCAACCTGTGGGGCCTCGTCGAGATGGTGGACGCCCAGGACTTCGCCAACCTCAAGTCCCAGCTCCCTGGCTACAGCGGCTTCCTCGCCAATGACACGAGCTACGTCCCCGGCGGCGCCGCCTGGTACTCCACGGGCGAGCAGAAGCCCGGCATCCTCTACGACGACTCACTCACCTTCAGCGGCGCGCAGCTCGTCCTCACCGAGTCCGCCTTCTCCTTCGGCGGACGGCCGCCCCTGCGCGTCGACCTCCTCGCGAACTTCCACGGCGTGCAGACGCCCCTCGTCGTCATCGTCATGCACATGAAGGCCTTCGCCGACCTGGAGTCGTACACCCGCCGGCAGGAGGCCAGCCTCGCGCTCAAGACGTACCTCGACGGCCTGCCGCCCTCCACGCACGCCTTCGTCATCGGCGACTGGAACGACGACGTGGACGTCTCCATCACCCGCGAGAACGGCGTCAACCTGCCCACGCCCTTCGCGAACTTCCTCGAGGACACGGCGCACTACACCTTCGTCACCCGCCCCCTCTCCCTGGCCGGCGAGCGCACCACCGTCGAATACCGTGACGCCATCGACCACACGCTCGTCAGCGACGACGTCGCCGCGCACTACGTGTACAACTCCGTCCGCGTCCTGCGCCCCGACACCACCTATCCCGACTACGTCGACACCGTCAGCGACCACTATCCCGTCATCAGTCGCTACGACTTCGGCGGAGGCGGCTCGCCCGACGCCGGCACGGGCACCCCTCCGGTCGTGTTCATCAACGAGGTCCTCGCCAACGAGCCCGCCGTGCCCATCGCCGATGGCGGCACCGCGGCCGACAGCCACTACGAGTTCATCGAGGTGGTCAACACCGGGGGCTCTCCCGCCGACCTGTCCGGCTGGACGCTCCAGGACGCCGTCGCCACCCGCCACACCTTCGCGACCGGCACGGTCATCGCCCCAGGCAAGGCCTATGTCGTCTTCGGCGGCCCCCGAGGCTTCATCCCCGGCACTCCGGACACCGTGGCCGCGTCCAGCGGACAGCTCGGCCTCAACAACGACACGGACACCGTGAGCCTGCGCGCCGGCGACGGCACGCTCGTGGACACCCTCTCGTACAGCAGCACCCGGGACAACACGTCCATCAACCGCGACCCCGACGCACAGTCCGGCGCCAGCTTCGTGCTGCACACCGTCCTCAACCCCGCCCTGACCTCCTCACCGGGGCGGCGCGCGAACGGCGGCGCGTTCTAG